One window from the genome of Cardiocondyla obscurior isolate alpha-2009 linkage group LG04, Cobs3.1, whole genome shotgun sequence encodes:
- the LOC139101480 gene encoding uncharacterized protein gives MTPWLMAFFCLATASCSNVTDQQPSETQHDHQVAILKQIRKVNEDGSYTYGYEAGDGSFKVESRDVLGNIKGTFGFVDADGEIKRVSYSSSNGTGFKATTMSPLQEHVSVVQNIPRLNRTVTTRKPSIVYATTTESSTRPSVVQSIPRTRKTTTSTTTASPSTSSTEAPKTIFGHYLKGTSKSRPRFVINGQQRPIVIEEDAEDEDSQINRPSTDDKSGAYRRIIFAKRPIEHSLPPISEDFVEKDDEPKITTGNTLRRQLHDETTKSSSAIVDDSDDHSDVYGGSLSTTRPLFTTAAPSRVLQRVSSTQRPERPKFYVNRQENLGAAGRFDSPKYEGTRVYETETKPTQEERTTQQVLLRTSTARVPTESRDYVRQSTEPIFMRQQPEQYLRELPPRLLVQPQQGNLEEDGGVYRAIPIGRILLRPPSNHQQVYSTTTDANVHYLTETPVPDPEDEARIALNMNYMRPRPVRPLIYSDPEQRARPVLRPIPGSVADDRDYRATTPEYPYRPGGGLALPPEPPNPISPPLSRRDFQLLLKRLLVSQYGVQALSYPKSFLEDALYDQQPYPSYSTDYQAPLPRSELYDQQAQYGERVSMRRPMYSRALSPLYHPQYDDYQDRYPKRVYRQKFYTQDVPDDGDEILPAPIREALLLRMVNLAINTERSTMVPAMTTTTPASRYRKTGPVRSVQIITDDDEEEKDMRKKI, from the coding sequence GTCGAGAGTCGCGATGTTTTGGGCAACATTAAAGGCACGTTCGGTTTCGTCGACGCCGACGGCGAGATAAAGAGGGTCTCGTATTCCTCGTCAAACGGGACGGGCTTTAAAGCAACCACCATGTCGCCATTGCAGGAACACGTATCGGTCGTGCAAAATATACCGCGCCTCAACCGTACCGTAACCACGAGAAAACCAAGCATCGTATACGCTACGACGACGGAATCGTCAACCAGGCCGTCGGTGGTGCAGTCGATTCCTCGAACGAGGAAAACGACCACCAGCACCACTACGGCGAGTCCAAGTACAAGCTCTACGGAGGCACCGAAAACAATATTCGGACACTACCTAAAGGGCACGTCAAAGAGCAGACCGCGCTTCGTTATCAACGGCCAACAGAGGCCGATCGTTATAGAAGAGGATGCCGAAGATGAAGACTCGCAGATCAACCGACCCAGCACGGACGACAAGAGCGGCGCTTATcgaagaattattttcgcgaagCGGCCGATCGAGCACAGCCTCCCGCCGATCTCCGAGGATTTCGTGGAGAAAGACGACGAGCCTAAGATCACGACGGGAAATACTTTGCGGAGACAGCTGCACGACGAGACGACCAAATCGAGTTCCGCTATTGTCGACGACAGCGACGATCATTCCGACGTTTACGGCGGATCTTTATCAACGACGCGTCCTTTGTTCACCACGGCGGCTCCATCGCGAGTACTCCAGAGAGTTTCCAGCACGCAGCGACCAGAACGACCGAAATTCTACGTCAATCGGCAAGAGAATTTAGGAGCGGCTGGTCGGTTCGACAGTCCAAAATACGAAGGTACTCGCGTCTACGAGACGGAGACGAAGCCGACTCAGGAAGAGCGCACGACCCAGCAAGTTCTGCTTCGCACTTCTACGGCCAGGGTGCCGACGGAGAGCCGTGACTACGTCAGACAGAGCACCGAACCTATTTTTATGAGACAGCAGCCGGAACAATATCTGCGAGAACTGCCGCCTAGATTACTCGTCCAGCCTCAACAGGGAAATCTTGAAGAGGACGGAGGAGTTTACAGAGCGATACCGATCGGTAGAATTTTGTTGCGACCGCCATCGAATCACCAGCAAGTTTACTCAACCACGACGGACGCAAATGTTCACTACCTGACGGAGACTCCCGTGCCCGATCCCGAAGACGAGGCGCGAATCGCATTGAACATGAATTATATGCGCCCGCGTCCCGTGCGGCCGTTAATTTACTCGGATCCTGAACAGAGAGCCCGGCCTGTTTTGCGACCGATCCCGGGCTCGGTGGCGGATGACAGAGACTACCGAGCGACCACGCCTGAGTATCCTTATCGTCCAGGAGGAGGACTAGCGCTACCTCCGGAGCCACCAAATCCGATCTCGCCGCCTCTAAGTCGGCGAGATTTTCAACTGTTACTGAAACGGCTGCTGGTGAGCCAATACGGCGTGCAAGCTTTATCTTATCCAAAGAGCTTCCTCGAAGACGCTCTGTACGATCAGCAGCCGTATCCTTCCTACTCGACGGACTATCAAGCGCCACTTCCGCGATCCGAACTCTACGATCAACAGGCGCAGTACGGCGAACGAGTATCCATGAGACGTCCGATGTATTCCCGAGCTCTGAGTCCGCTCTATCATCCTCAATACGACGATTACCAAGACAGATACCCCAAGAGAGTATACAGACAGAAATTCTACACGCAGGACGTGCCCGACGACGGTGACGAAATTTTGCCGGCGCCAATTAGGGAAGCTTTGCTACTGCGAATGGTGAACCTTGCGATAAACACTGAACGATCGACGATGGTACcggcgatgacgacgacaACGCCGGCGTCAAGATACAGAAAGACAGGCCCGGTAAGAAGCGTGCAGATTAttaccgacgacgacgaggaagagaaagacaTGAGGAAGAAGATATAA
- the LOC139101478 gene encoding sialin isoform X2: protein MAALVRLKRGSVQLRHAALEVKAAVRARHIVAALVAVGFALCGAVEVSSSVALLANQKDNHAIIDTSWHCDMLVNITSRNRTEDFEIIFMELPQEERAESIMREAFLWGQVAGPILGGCLVWGRSGPSMVFSRAVLSACLASLLVPAAWRGPSHVALRLFQGLCTGATMPAAHMFAMTWFKSNHRSWYFSCYAAVSVGYCLTGWLGTAVVRTFGRDSLCYGLVLLALCWYFAFGRFVKDTPKSYQHDTTAAVIPWGKLLRSVPVWASAVATMGNQWGDATLALGMTKYLKLIYGFSTANDSVLTTLPHIGHFMAALTCGLLVDHVRESKIVSTTTARKLVVYTAHFIPAALLFVAGYAGCQALGAAWLGIAALLVSGTAPAGALAAIADLAPAESPACAAAACALCSTLGAAGLLAANYFVTQALHGSIAGSWRLVFGVASVVLLTTAAVFLALGKGVPQPWIPSVARPRSHDVIYEQDTLELDHEDVGVQTEPFVPYALEDDVESLKNVPRSSSIHSKISVASN from the exons ATGGCAGCATTGGTTCGCCTTAAACGCGGCAGTGTCCAGCTGAGACACGCGGCACTCGAAGTCAAAG CGGCTGTACGAGCGCGACATATCGTCGCCGCGCTAGTCGCAGTTGGATTTGCGCTTTGCGGCGCCGTCGAAGTCAGCTCCTCCGTCGCACTGTTAGCGAATCAAAAAGACAATCATGCCATCATCGACACATCTTGGCACTGCGATATGTTGGTCAATATTACCAGCCGCAATCGCACCGAGGacttcgaaattatttttatggaG CTGCCACAGGAAGAGCGGGCGGAATCGATTATGCGCGAGGCTTTTTTATGGGGACAAGTCGCTGGCCCGATCCTGGGAGGTTGCCTGGTATGGGGTCGATCCGGACCCTCCATGGTGTTCTCACGTGCGGTTCTTAGCGCCTGCTTAGCTTCTTTATTAGTACCCGCAGCCTGGCGTGGGCCTTCGCATGTCGCGCTTCGGTTGTTTCAAGGATTATGCACC GGCGCAACCATGCCCGCTGCTCACATGTTCGCTATGACCTGGTTTAAAAGTAATCACAGAAGTTGGTACTTCAGCTGCTACGCAG CTGTCAGCGTGGGTTATTGTCTCACCGGATGGTTGGGCACAGCGGTAGTGCGAACGTTCGGCCGCGATTCCCTGTGTTACGGTCTGGTTCTTTTGGCACTGTGCTGGTATTTCGCCTTCGGCCGTTTCGTTAAGGATACGCCAAAGTCCTATCAACACGACACAACC GCGGCTGTGATACCATGGGGAAAGCTGCTGCGATCCGTACCCGTATGGGCGTCCGCGGTGGCGACGATGGGCAATCAATGGGGCGACGCGACTCTCGCCCTTGGCATGACGAAATATCTGAAACTCATCTATGGGTTTTCCACAGCCAAC GACTCTGTGCTGACCACGTTACCTCACATCGGTCACTTCATGGCTGCGCTGACCTGCGGTCTCCTCGTAGATCACGTCCGCGAATCTAAAATAGTTTCCACGACCACGGCGAGAAAGTTAGTCGTCTACACAG CGCACTTCATCCCCGCGGCACTTCTCTTTGTCGCCGGGTACGCTGGCTGTCAGGCCTTGGGCGCCGCCTGGCTTGGGATCGCGGCCCTTCTCGTCTCCGgcaccgcgccggccggtgcCCTTGCGGCCATAGCCGACCTCGCACCCGCGGAATCGCCGGCGTGCGCCGCGGCCGCGTGCGCTCTCTGCTCGACGCTGGGTGCCGCCGGACTGCTCGCCGCCAATTACTTCGTCACCCAGGCTCTTCATGGCTCC ATCGCTGGCTCTTGGCGACTGGTGTTCGGCGTTGCTTCTGTCGTTTTACTGACGACCGCTGCGGTTTTTCTGGCGCTCGGCAAAGGCGTTCCGCAACCGTGGATCCCATCTGTGGCGAGACCGCGGAGTCACGACGTAATCTACGAGCAAGACACGCTGGAGCTCGATCATGAGGACGTGGGCGTGCAAACCGAGCCCTTTGTGCCCTATGCGCTCGAGGACGACGTCGAGAGTTTAAAAAACGTGCCGCGATCCTCGTCCATTCACTCGAAGATCTCAGTGGCCTCCAATTGA
- the LOC139101478 gene encoding sialin isoform X1 → MADFVKRGSVQFVKHGSCQLKLAAQEVRAAVRARHIVAALVAVGFALCGAVEVSSSVALLANQKDNHAIIDTSWHCDMLVNITSRNRTEDFEIIFMELPQEERAESIMREAFLWGQVAGPILGGCLVWGRSGPSMVFSRAVLSACLASLLVPAAWRGPSHVALRLFQGLCTGATMPAAHMFAMTWFKSNHRSWYFSCYAAVSVGYCLTGWLGTAVVRTFGRDSLCYGLVLLALCWYFAFGRFVKDTPKSYQHDTTAAVIPWGKLLRSVPVWASAVATMGNQWGDATLALGMTKYLKLIYGFSTANDSVLTTLPHIGHFMAALTCGLLVDHVRESKIVSTTTARKLVVYTAHFIPAALLFVAGYAGCQALGAAWLGIAALLVSGTAPAGALAAIADLAPAESPACAAAACALCSTLGAAGLLAANYFVTQALHGSIAGSWRLVFGVASVVLLTTAAVFLALGKGVPQPWIPSVARPRSHDVIYEQDTLELDHEDVGVQTEPFVPYALEDDVESLKNVPRSSSIHSKISVASN, encoded by the exons ATGGCAGACTTCGTCAAGAGAGGTAGCGTGCAGTTCGTTAAACATGGCAGTTGTCAACTAAAGCTTGCTGCGCAAGAAGTTCGAG CGGCTGTACGAGCGCGACATATCGTCGCCGCGCTAGTCGCAGTTGGATTTGCGCTTTGCGGCGCCGTCGAAGTCAGCTCCTCCGTCGCACTGTTAGCGAATCAAAAAGACAATCATGCCATCATCGACACATCTTGGCACTGCGATATGTTGGTCAATATTACCAGCCGCAATCGCACCGAGGacttcgaaattatttttatggaG CTGCCACAGGAAGAGCGGGCGGAATCGATTATGCGCGAGGCTTTTTTATGGGGACAAGTCGCTGGCCCGATCCTGGGAGGTTGCCTGGTATGGGGTCGATCCGGACCCTCCATGGTGTTCTCACGTGCGGTTCTTAGCGCCTGCTTAGCTTCTTTATTAGTACCCGCAGCCTGGCGTGGGCCTTCGCATGTCGCGCTTCGGTTGTTTCAAGGATTATGCACC GGCGCAACCATGCCCGCTGCTCACATGTTCGCTATGACCTGGTTTAAAAGTAATCACAGAAGTTGGTACTTCAGCTGCTACGCAG CTGTCAGCGTGGGTTATTGTCTCACCGGATGGTTGGGCACAGCGGTAGTGCGAACGTTCGGCCGCGATTCCCTGTGTTACGGTCTGGTTCTTTTGGCACTGTGCTGGTATTTCGCCTTCGGCCGTTTCGTTAAGGATACGCCAAAGTCCTATCAACACGACACAACC GCGGCTGTGATACCATGGGGAAAGCTGCTGCGATCCGTACCCGTATGGGCGTCCGCGGTGGCGACGATGGGCAATCAATGGGGCGACGCGACTCTCGCCCTTGGCATGACGAAATATCTGAAACTCATCTATGGGTTTTCCACAGCCAAC GACTCTGTGCTGACCACGTTACCTCACATCGGTCACTTCATGGCTGCGCTGACCTGCGGTCTCCTCGTAGATCACGTCCGCGAATCTAAAATAGTTTCCACGACCACGGCGAGAAAGTTAGTCGTCTACACAG CGCACTTCATCCCCGCGGCACTTCTCTTTGTCGCCGGGTACGCTGGCTGTCAGGCCTTGGGCGCCGCCTGGCTTGGGATCGCGGCCCTTCTCGTCTCCGgcaccgcgccggccggtgcCCTTGCGGCCATAGCCGACCTCGCACCCGCGGAATCGCCGGCGTGCGCCGCGGCCGCGTGCGCTCTCTGCTCGACGCTGGGTGCCGCCGGACTGCTCGCCGCCAATTACTTCGTCACCCAGGCTCTTCATGGCTCC ATCGCTGGCTCTTGGCGACTGGTGTTCGGCGTTGCTTCTGTCGTTTTACTGACGACCGCTGCGGTTTTTCTGGCGCTCGGCAAAGGCGTTCCGCAACCGTGGATCCCATCTGTGGCGAGACCGCGGAGTCACGACGTAATCTACGAGCAAGACACGCTGGAGCTCGATCATGAGGACGTGGGCGTGCAAACCGAGCCCTTTGTGCCCTATGCGCTCGAGGACGACGTCGAGAGTTTAAAAAACGTGCCGCGATCCTCGTCCATTCACTCGAAGATCTCAGTGGCCTCCAATTGA